A stretch of DNA from Oceanispirochaeta sp.:
ACGTTGTATAGAATTTTTAACTGCAGTTATAGCTTTTTCAGCAGTATCAAACTTTGTAGGCATACCTTTCGTGGAAACATAAAAATCACCGGGCATATCTTTGAAAGCTTCACCGAAAACATCTTCACTTGTATCGCTGCAGTATCCCGGAGCTGTATCAAAATAGTTGATACCTTTACTATTGGCATAACGTACCAATTCTGCATTTTCCGCATTAGATTTTGTCTCATCAAACCGCATCCCGCCGAATCCTACAGCAGATACTTTCTTTCCTGTTTTTCCATATGTGTTATATATCATGTAAATTTTCCTCTCTATTTAATAACTCTACAATATGGAGTGCACTCCAGGTAAAGTGCTATTACAAAAAAATTTGAAATCTACAACAACCATATAAGTTCTTTCTCTTTTGTATCTCAGGGAATTGACAATTCGAATAGCCAAAAAGATAAACAGTACATAATAATAAAATTAAAAGATACTAACCCGCACTTAATAGGATGCAGCTGTTTTATTTTGGCTCTTTGTAGCCCTACCATCATATTGGGTTTACAATGGAAAAATCCTGTTTATATCAGGATGTAGAAAATGCATTGAAATATGGTGATTACACATTTCATCTAATTGATGAAAAATCTAATCTTCCAGATATCAAGGAGTTCTCCGTAATGAACCAAACCCCCAACAACCTGGCCTCTTTCATCTGGTCTCTGGCAGACCTCCTGAGGGGAGACTTCAAACAAAGCCAATACGGCCGAATTATTCTCCCCTTCACATTGTTACGCCGTCTGGAAGGTGTTTTGGAGCCCACCAAGGCTTCCGTGCTGGAACGATATGAGAGTATTAAAGATCAGAACCTCCCCGAAGAAGCCCTGGAAACGATTCTTATCAACTCGACCCCGGGTTTAACTTTTTATAATATCTCTCAGATGGATCTGTCCAAGCTGGGTGAGTCAGGAATCAAGGACAATCTGGAGAGTTATATCCAGGGATTTTCAAGGGATGCCAGAGAGATCTTCGAACACTTCAAGTTTTCCGAGTTCATTGGTCTCCTTAGTGACGGAAACCTGTTGTATAAGATTGTGCAGAAAGTCAGACAGGCCGACTTGAGTCCCCAGGCCATCTCCAATCATGATATGGGTCTCGTCTTTGAAGAGCTGATACGCAGATTTGCAGAAAGTTCCAATGAGACCGCCGGGGAACACTTTACTCCCCGTGATATCGTCCGTCTCACGACCTCTCTGGTCTTTATGGAAGATGATCAGGCCCTCACTCAGCCCGGTGCCATCAGGACAATATACGACCCCACCGCGGGGACAGGGGGCTTCCTCTCTTCAGGTATGGAGTATGTACACAAGATGAATCCCCAGGCCGTTATGAAGGCCTTCGGACAGGAACTGAACCCTGAGAGTTATGCCATCTGTAAGGCCGATATGATGATCAAGGGTCAGGATGTCTCCAATATCAAGCTGGGGAATACTCTTTCGGATGATCAGTTGGGAAATCAGTCCTTTGATTATATGCTTTCCAATCCTCCTTTCGGTGTGGACTGGAAGAAGATAGAGGGTTCTATCAAAGATGAAAATACCCAGAAAGGTTTTAACGGTCGTTTCGGTCCGGGACTTCCCCGTGTTTCTGACGGGTCCCTTCTTTTCCTTTTACACCTGATCAGTAAGCTCCGGGACAGCTCCGAGGGGGGAGCCCGTATCGGGATCATCC
This window harbors:
- a CDS encoding aldo/keto reductase — its product is MIYNTYGKTGKKVSAVGFGGMRFDETKSNAENAELVRYANSKGINYFDTAPGYCSDTSEDVFGEAFKDMPGDFYVSTKGMPTKFDTAEKAITAVKNSIQR